The window AGAGAAGCTTGCAGAAATGGAAAAAAATTACAAACCCGAAAAAGGGCACTAACCACAAGCTTAATTTTTAATTAAATTGTAATAAAACCAAAAAGAGAGGCCGAAAAACCTCTCTTTTTGGTTTTTGGCAAGCTGCCCAATTAATTATTGTCCGGCGCATTTTACACCATTTTAGTTTAAACCAAACAGAATTTCTTCATTTGAATACACTATCGTGAACAGTAGTGTTCCTTTTTTCTGTACATTAATTTGATGTTAATTTAATTGTTAAAATTGGTGTAAAATTGTTGTTTAAAGATAAAATAGGGCATTGATAATCAATGTTTAAGCATCTATTTTTTGTAACATACTTGTTATGAATCTCCCGGTTTTCATTCGTCATGCCAATCTCACAAGCGCCAAAAATGGCTACAATGGCAAAGTATTTGTAAAAGGGCTATCAACGCGGCCAAAATTTTAACCGCAGACTATTTACTAAAAAATACAACTATGAAAACAATGACAAAAATTATAGCCGGTGCTTTTACAGCAGCAGCTATTTTTATCGGATCAAATGTTAATGCTCAAACTACTCCAGCCAATAAATTACGTTTTGGTATTGGTTTAGAAGCTGGTATACCAACCGGCGACATTCATGATTATTCAAAATTTGAATTAGGTGGTACAGGACGTTTACAATATGGAGTAAATAACAACGTAGCCTTAACGCTGACTTCGGGTTACTATAATTTCTTTGGTAAAACTTACACTTCGTCGGTAACTACACCAACGGGTACAGCCACATCTACATTTAAAGCCCGGTCGCTGGGGATGATCCCTGTTAAAGCCGGTGTTAAAGCATTCGTATCTGATGGTTTCTATCTTTCGGGCGAGGCTGGCGCAGGCTTTGAGGTTCACCCAACAGTTGCAGGTGGTGATAAAAATACCAAACTTATTCTTTCACCAGGTTTAGGTTATGCAACCAAATCATGGGATATAGGCGCTCGTTATGAAAACTTCTCTGGCCAGGGTAATAACTACGGTCTGGTAGGTTTACGTTTAGCTTACGGGTTTGGATTGTAACATTGTCTGAATCAGAATTTTCAGAATTTGAGAATGAACAGAATCCACAATTCGCTTTTAATAAGCTGTTTACCCTGTTCAGTAAAAAAGGGAGAATGCAAAAGGGATCGTCGTGACGATCCCTTTTGCATTATTATATTATTTCAGATTCTGAAAATTCTTTAATTCTGTGAATTCTGATTCAGAATTTACGCCAGTTTTCCCAACGCTTCTTTAATCCTTCTTACCGCTTCAATCAGCTTATCTTCAGCTGCGGCATATGATAACCGGATAGCGGTAGGATCGCCGAATGAATCGCCGCCAACGGTGGCAACGTGGGCTTCTTCTAAAAGATAAATGCTTAGTTCATCAGCATCTTTAATGGTTTTGCCATTATAGCTTTTACCAAAGAATGAAGTTACTTCGGGGAAGAAATAGAAAGCACCATCGGGCAGGTTAACTTTTAACCCATCAATTTCGCTCAATAACTTATAAACTATATCGCGGCGTTTTTTAAATGCGGCGCGCATTTCCAGTACTGTTTCTAAACCACCTTCGTAAGCGGCAACACCGGCACGCTGTGTGATTGAACAGGTACCAGAGGTTATTTGTCCCTGCATTTTATCGCAGGCAATGGCTATCTCTTTATTTGATGCAGTGTAACCAATTCTCCAACCCGTCATAGCAAACGCTTTCGACCAGCCATTAATAATAATCACACGATCTTTAATGTAATCAAACTGGGCTATTGATTCATGTTTATCAACATAGTTGATGTGCTCATAAATCTCATCGCTTAAAATGTATACATGCGGGTGTTTTTCAAACACCTTTGCCAAGCCTTCCAGTTCATCTTTACTGTAAACGCTGCCTGTAGGGTTACAAGGCGACGAAAACATAAACAATTTGGTTTTAGGGGTGATGGCAGCTTCTAATTGCTCAGGGGTAATTTTAAAGTTTTGCTCAACGGTAGTGTTTATAAAAACGCTTACACCTTCGGCAAGTTTAACCACCTCGCTGTATGATACCCAGTAAGGGGTAGGGATAATTACTTCTTCGCCCGGGTTAACCAAACACAGCACCGCGTTGGCGATCGCTTGTTTAGCTCCTGTCGAAACTACAATCTGGCTAAAATCATAATCAAGGTTGTTCTCATTCTTTAGCTTGGCAACAACAGCCTTGCGCAGTTCAGGATAGCCCGCTACAGGAGTGTAGTAGGTAAAGTTTTTATCCATGGCCTGCTTGGCAGCTTCTTTGATGTGTTCTGGTGTATGAAAATCAGGCTCGCCAAAGCTCAAACTGATCACATCCACGCCTTTTGCGGCAAGTTCACGGCCTAATTTGGCCATTTTAATTGTTGCTGATTCGGACAGATTATTTATCCGGTTACTTAATGCGCTCATATAAATTATGTTATCGCGGCAAATATAGAAAATAACTTTACTGCTACTTACGCTTGTTATTTATAAATTTGCGGCCTAATAAAGATTGTTTTGAAGGAACAAAAAAGGATCATATTAATTTCGCTGATTACGGGTATAGTGTTGATGATGGCGAAATTCGGGGCTTACTTCTTAACAGGTTCCAATTTTGTATTAAGTGATGCGGCCGAAAGTATTGTTAATGTAATAGCCAGTTCCTTCGCTTTCTTCAGTATATACCTTGCAGCACAGCCACGCGATGAAAATCACCCTTATGGGCATGGCAAGGTAGAGTACTTTTCGGTATTTATTGAAGGATCACTTATTGGCATTGCCGGGCTCATCATTATCGGAAAATCTATTTATAGTTTAATTCATCCCGAAAATATTCATGATTTGCTTACCGGTGCGGTTATTATTGGCGCCACGGGTGCTATTAACGGTGCTTTGGGGTATTATATGATCCATAAGGGAAAAGTGTTACGATCGATAACGCTTGATGCAGACGGGCATCACCTGATTGCCGATATGGTAACCAGCATTGGCCTGGTGGCGGGTTTATTATTGATCCACTTTGTGGGCCTGGTATGGCTCGACAGTGCTTTATCTATATTGGTAGCCTTGTATTTAATTTATAGCGCCTACAAATTGGTAAGGCGTTCTGTAGGCGGCCTTATGGACGAAGCCGATATTGATGTAGTTAACGAAGTAATAAAGGTATTAAGCGATAAGCGCCGCGATGCCTGGATAGATGTGCATAACCTGCGCGCCCAAAAATATGGTCATGAGTTGCATATCGACTGTCACCTTACGCTACCCAGTTATTTTGATTTGACTACGGTGCATAACGAGGTATCGCTGGTTGATAAAATGATTAACCAGGAGGTAGGTATAAAAACCGAATTATTTATCCATACCGACCCATGTTTGCCCAATTGCTGCCACTATTGCAGCATGCCCAATTGCCCCATCAGGAGCGAGGCTAAAACAGAAACAATTGAATGGACGATGGATATTGTAGTGCGAAATAAAAAACACTTTGAATAATGGCAGCGTATTTTAATGTAAGAGTTTACGGCCTGTTGCTTAATGATAACGACGAATTGCTGGTAAGCGATGAGCAGGAATACGGCATGCAATTTACCAAATTTCCTGGCGGCGGCCTTGAATTGGGCGAAGGCCTGGTTGATGGGCTGAAGCGCGAATTTATGGAGGAGTGCAACCTGGAAATTGAAATTGTAGGACATTTTTATACAACTGATTTTTTTGTAAAATCGGCCTTTAACAATTCGCAGGTCATCAGCGTTTATTACCTGGTACGTAGCGTAAGCCCGGTAAATTTAGTTGCCAAAACCGTAGCATTTGATTTTGACGGGGAAGGTGAAGTGCTACAGTCGTTTAGGTGGATAAACTTAACTGCGTTGAGTATTGCGGATTTTGCATTCCCTACAGATAAACGGGTAGTTGAACTTTTACAGGATGAGTTATGAGCCTTACCGAACGCGACCTAAAAGTAATATGGCACCCCTATACTCAAATGAAAACCGCGGCGCCCCCCGTGCCCATAGTAAGGGGAGCGGGCGCTTTATTGTTTGATGAAGAGGGTAAGCAATATATTGATGCGGTATCATCCTGGTGGGTAAATATCCATGGGCACGCGCATCCGTATATCGCGCAAAAAGTAGCAGAGCAACTGCAAAAACTGGAGCATGTGATCTTCGCGGGGTTTACCCATGAAGGTGCTGTTGAATTAGCCGAGCGGTTATTGATCCATTTGCCCGATAACCAGCAAAAAGCATTTTACTCCGACAATGGCTCAACAGCCATCGAGGTAGCTATAAAAATGTGCCTGCAATACTGGAATAACCAGGGGCAGCAGCGTACCAAAATATTGGCTTTTAACAATGCCTACCACGGCGATACCTTTGGTGCCATGGCTGTAAGCGGCCGCAGCGCATTTACCAGGGCATTTGATAGTTTATTGTTCGAAGTAGAGTTTATTGATACCCCCAACAAAGAAAACATCCAAAGTCTCAGATCTCAAATCTCAAATCTCAAATCCGACCTGGCTTGTTTCATCTTCGAGCCCTTGGTGCAGGGATCTGCGGGCATGCTGATGTACGGGGCCGACTATTTGAACGAACTAATGGCCCACTGCAAGCAGGAAGGTGTGCTGATGATTGACGACGAGATTTTCACCGGGTTTGGCCGCACAGGAAAATCATTTGCGTGCGATTATCTTAATGTACAGCCCGATATTATGTGCTTTTCAAAAGGCCTGACGGGCGGTACTATGGCATTAGGTT is drawn from Mucilaginibacter ginsenosidivorax and contains these coding sequences:
- a CDS encoding pyridoxal phosphate-dependent aminotransferase: MSALSNRINNLSESATIKMAKLGRELAAKGVDVISLSFGEPDFHTPEHIKEAAKQAMDKNFTYYTPVAGYPELRKAVVAKLKNENNLDYDFSQIVVSTGAKQAIANAVLCLVNPGEEVIIPTPYWVSYSEVVKLAEGVSVFINTTVEQNFKITPEQLEAAITPKTKLFMFSSPCNPTGSVYSKDELEGLAKVFEKHPHVYILSDEIYEHINYVDKHESIAQFDYIKDRVIIINGWSKAFAMTGWRIGYTASNKEIAIACDKMQGQITSGTCSITQRAGVAAYEGGLETVLEMRAAFKKRRDIVYKLLSEIDGLKVNLPDGAFYFFPEVTSFFGKSYNGKTIKDADELSIYLLEEAHVATVGGDSFGDPTAIRLSYAAAEDKLIEAVRRIKEALGKLA
- a CDS encoding cation diffusion facilitator family transporter encodes the protein MKEQKRIILISLITGIVLMMAKFGAYFLTGSNFVLSDAAESIVNVIASSFAFFSIYLAAQPRDENHPYGHGKVEYFSVFIEGSLIGIAGLIIIGKSIYSLIHPENIHDLLTGAVIIGATGAINGALGYYMIHKGKVLRSITLDADGHHLIADMVTSIGLVAGLLLIHFVGLVWLDSALSILVALYLIYSAYKLVRRSVGGLMDEADIDVVNEVIKVLSDKRRDAWIDVHNLRAQKYGHELHIDCHLTLPSYFDLTTVHNEVSLVDKMINQEVGIKTELFIHTDPCLPNCCHYCSMPNCPIRSEAKTETIEWTMDIVVRNKKHFE
- a CDS encoding NUDIX domain-containing protein, whose protein sequence is MAAYFNVRVYGLLLNDNDELLVSDEQEYGMQFTKFPGGGLELGEGLVDGLKREFMEECNLEIEIVGHFYTTDFFVKSAFNNSQVISVYYLVRSVSPVNLVAKTVAFDFDGEGEVLQSFRWINLTALSIADFAFPTDKRVVELLQDEL
- the bioA gene encoding adenosylmethionine--8-amino-7-oxononanoate transaminase codes for the protein MSLTERDLKVIWHPYTQMKTAAPPVPIVRGAGALLFDEEGKQYIDAVSSWWVNIHGHAHPYIAQKVAEQLQKLEHVIFAGFTHEGAVELAERLLIHLPDNQQKAFYSDNGSTAIEVAIKMCLQYWNNQGQQRTKILAFNNAYHGDTFGAMAVSGRSAFTRAFDSLLFEVEFIDTPNKENIQSLRSQISNLKSDLACFIFEPLVQGSAGMLMYGADYLNELMAHCKQEGVLMIDDEIFTGFGRTGKSFACDYLNVQPDIMCFSKGLTGGTMALGLTTCTQHIYDAFLSDDRLKTLFHGHSFTANPIACASALASLDLFEQPQTAANIQRIVNAHAAFAGKIKHHPKIKTVRQTGTILAMEWETGDNTSYFSSLRDKLYHYFLAAGVILRPLGNVIYILPPYCITDDELQYVYSKIEQALQEI